A region of the Salvia splendens isolate huo1 chromosome 11, SspV2, whole genome shotgun sequence genome:
GCAGAAGGAGCAGATCTTCAAGCGCACTCCGATTCCGAAGAAATCTGCCGCGAAATTGACCGCGGAAGAGGAGATCCACGTCGAGATCGGTAGATCCCCCTCCCCGCCGCGCGCTCCGGTGGCGATTAAGCGGCGGCGAGTGGTCGGATTgatggatgaggatgaggaggaggaggaggttgTGGCGGTGAAGAGAGGTGCGGTGAGGAAATTGGGGGATGATTTCGAGAGGGTGGCGAGGGAGAGCGTGATGGCGAGCAGCTCCGGTGGAGAAATTGGGGGTGGCGCtgcggcgaggacgaggagtaGGGTGAATTTGAGCGGTGGTGGAGAGGGGGAGAAGAGGAAATTGGTTAAGGGAGGGAGGAAGATTGGGGGAGCGGTGGTGGCTGCTGCTGCCGGAATTAGAAGCTCGCCACGGTTGTCGAAGATGCGTTGATTGGGTTTGGAGTGAAGGTGTTTGATGATTTGTCTCAGTGGAATTAGGATtagatttttttccttttttatttcttatttaatgAATTTCGAGTGTTTAGATCTGCAATTAGTATCTGTAATCTAACTTGGCTCTTTGTTTACTGGATTGagaaatagaaaattgaaaaCGACGGTtttgatttataaattttgCTAAGAATTTGCAGGTTGGGTCGTAAATCACATGtcattatatttatattcaacTTCAGAAACTTTTATGCAGTTGAgcatgtgatcatatgataaatatttgaagtaaccatataaatttttttctccaaaattTACTATTAAACCCACCATTCATGATAATAAACAACGAAATTTTATATCTACATCTCAATTTAATTaactttaattgtttttatgacaatttatcaatttttattcGTAGTACTTTCTAAAACATAGCTAATTCGTGAATTAGTTTTTTATGGAAGGAAGTTAATTAGTTTGATTTGGTGTAATGACATGACATTGTATCTTGTAAGTGCTAACTAGAAATTAGTTCCAATGCCCACAATAGTTGTATGAAATTCAGCACATTCTTTTTAAGACCTCTAACCGAATCAATTATTAATAGGCGTAAAggataaatatatatgtatgttatGGATGTATTAGGGTCTTCACAACTCTTGAATCCTTGGATTACATGGTTGTGATAAGATTATTAAACTAGCTACATTATTATATTGAGATGTTACATTATTAGTCAAGcaacattattagactaataatttacattattagacttaCATGTTATTAGATAACTTGTGGTATTAATCTAATCATTAAATTACCCAatgaaaatgttttattttttaacaatATTTACCATATGAATATTAATATTGGATCATATGTTGCTAATTAATGATCAAATATTGTTTTCTATTGCGGGATTATCGTGCATTTTTTGGATTGTGGAATGGTGAGGGTGACAATATAAGAATATATTTTGTTGACCAAATTATTGGATTGTGGAATGGTGCAAAATTTGATGGACTCTGTCAAGCTTGTAAAAAATGTTTTCGTAATTGGCGGACTTTATAGTGATCAaagttaataaaaatataagatACTACTCCATTTCTTTATAACTCTATGAATATAGGTCAAAATCAATGAATAAATTGGTCACGTTCTTCTCTCGCGCGCTCATTCCAATTTCACTATGTGAAACACCAATTTGGCTTTTCTCAATCTAAAATCCTATCGattggtgctttcatctcaTAAGGTACTCCTCATGCTCGTCGATTCCGTGATAGGTTTTGAGATTAAAACACCAATTGATAAGGAATTTTGATGAGAGAGATAAAGGACTGTGTCTAGCTAGTGAGATGTGAGAGATATGAGACAGGAGACGATATCCATCTAAAATCATTGTCAACTAGTGCTTTCATCTCAAAGTTATGGTATTTTCTTGTGTCTTTCGATTCTCCAATAGCTTTCAAGATGAAAACACCAATTGATAAGGAATTTTGACGAGAAAGATTAAGAACCATGTGTGGTGGCACGTGTGAGTATGTGAGAGAGGTGAGGTAGGAAAAGATAAATTGAATTactaaatgaaataataatGTTAATTTTTGCTAGGGATTCCACCCATATTTATAGAACTACAAAGAAATAGTATCagatagtagtactattattaaagaaatcaaatcaaatcagatTCGATTCTAAATAAACCAGCTACATTAGAAATCTGATTAGCAAAGTGGTTGAGAAAAAATCTACACATTTATGTATAGTAATAATAGCATAAAAATAGGTTACCTAAATGTTTGACTACATATCACGATACGATTTTAGGCTGTATTTAATTTACTTGattgttttataaaaaaaaggagCTTATTTATTGCCTATATAAATCAGTATGTCTATTATAAAAATTCACATGAGTTGCTTttctcaatatttaattttgcgAAAAAACCTTCATATATATCCAACATAAACACTATTTAAAAACACTATACTGTTCgaataaattcaaaaataaaaataaaaataaaaattgagcaATCATAATCTCAATAATTCTCCATTAACCAGCAAATGCAGTTCAGAAAATATTGTTGGCTAGTCTTGTGGATTAGAAGAAagacaattttattttgtatttttgttatATACTCCTATTTCTATCCACTTTGTGATGTAATAGATAACTTATCAATGttctatatttttcttttgtcaCAATTGTCACAATTCTCAAATATCAGATACATGAATCTTTTCTCAACAACAATTATATTATTGTTActctaaaataatacttttatataatcaagatgaaataaataaatcagaaaATATAAGGGCATCAACAATGAGATTTGGGGCAGGCACATAATTTTTGTTTGATAGAAGCTATGAGTAATGTATAGACAATAGTAGAGTAGGAAAAAAacctaaaaataataatacgAATAAAACGTTGATAACAATTCGGGCTTTTCATTCTTCTCTTCTTACTATCATTTTAGTTTTTCCTAGCTCGACCTCAACCTCTGAATCCGATGGTTTGGACTCAACCCCGTCATAGTAATAGGAGTTCAGCTTAGTGACAACACTTTCAACTAATTTTCACATTTAAAAGTATACGAAACACATGGTAAAAGCTCAAGTCTCTCGTCGTTTTTTCAAATATCAACTATTGAATGAGACAATAGGACAGTCTTTAGTGTGTTGGTTTCtcggattacaaagataactaccgggcgtaatacaacccaaaagaaaggaaaggaagaactgaacttaaaaatacaacgtataatcgaaactactaaaccagtgtgattagccgagtcgaggaggcctcttcccgcaagacgagatacgccccggtagtgctcttcggtttggcgtgtcgtccccaaaggtaaaacggctacgtctctattgatgcagcaccgcaatcaacagagctccggcgaactggatggaggagagggcagagcttcgacagaaaaaactatgcagggagagggagagagcttatgatgcagaatgctttttgaattgtgtagtgatgcatggaatggctggcctatttataggctcagtccactgcagggggtcaacagccatgatggctgtcatcatggcaattcgtaaccgacgtcggttacagacgtgtggcaggagtgtgccatccgtgtgtggagcgtgtggatttctcacgtggcaaccgtgactgtgcctcgcttgacgacgtgtcaagccacttggattgctgactcggcggtggtccaaaaagaatagtttgggccaagcaccaagcccaaagaccacccaaagaccaattgccaagatccaagtccaagtccaagtccaagtccaagatcaagatcgagatcgagatcgggatcgagatcgggatcgggctcgggcccgggcccgaggcccgaggcccgaggcccgcggcccgcgcccgcgaccacgagcacgagcacgagcacgtgcacgggcacgggcacgggctcgggctcgggcgggcgggcggcggcggcgcgcgcgtgtgcccgcgtgtgggctctttcacccatcttggtccactataattattaagtaacataaagtcacttaatttatacacattaaagatgtgttaatcctccaatgtgggataattaacactagttaattattccctaagctccatctccaagctttaattaaaagctaattatgcccaactttaatccactatttctcactcaccggaaatcggatttgagaaagtgaatatactacatttacctacgtaaaatgtagatcgacgctatgtcatttaatttcacaaaattaaatgtctcgtcacatttattatttggtcaaaatccattgaccgggcatatttaatccatgattatatgttactcgacgttcacttgagcaaaaacaaaggcgagcccgttgcacaagaagagtatgcacgggtcatcgggtgcattatgtacttgactaattgcactcgacctgacattgcttgtgccgtgaacaagttaagtcgttacacgagcaatccaagcaaagagcattggagagctcttgtgagggttttgagatatttaaaacacactcaaaatcttgggctacacttctcgagataccccccggtgcttgaagggtactgtgatgccaattggatatccgataatagagactcactttcaacaagtggatatgtctttactattgggggtggtgctgtatcgtggaaatccacaaaacagacctgtatagcccgatcaacaatggaatcggagttcattgccttggataaggctggtgaggaagccgagtggcttaagaacttccttgaagacattccatgttggtctaagccagtgccaccagtgctgattcactgcgatagccaagcggctattggaagggcaaacaatggtttctataacggtaagtctcgacatatacgtcgacgacataacaccgtgagacatttgatcacaacaggggtgattacaattgactatgtgaagtcaatagataatctagcggatccgctaaccaaagggttaaaccgtgatcaaatgaataagttgctagagggaatgggtttgaaatccacaaactaaagaattgtcatagtggtaacccaaccatgatgactggagatcccaagaacttggttcaaagggacaactaagctatgagagttcatggaaaaacactcaaactatatctattccctagagagcaatagagtgttggagaacttgcctcgtggtaaaggctaagtctatgacttttaatggttcttaaggatctcaaagagatggaattctcaaagagaccaagtatggcaaggtacttgactaagaatcacctacgtaagtgcgaagtgtggtcgcttcataaaaaacgcacttatgaatccaaagtggtgtccaagaccgcaatggacacaaaacgtgagaacggatgaggttgaggtgtttaagtgttaacaccattgtctcggtgcacgccgtgggggattagttcaaagcatcgcgctactaagccgcctgtgtatccgatggtgtcgactatggagggttcaaagtcaacaactacctatccttatgcttatatacctcgcgagggttgagcttgtgtctgcatgcatatgcattcggctatttccactcatgtgggggattgtaaaaaatcatggattaaatatgcccggtcaatggattttgaccaaataataaatgtgacgagacatttaattttgtgaaattaaatgacatagcgtcgatctacattttacgtaggtaaatgtagtatattcactttctcaaatccgatttccggtgagtgagaaatagtggattaaagttgggcataattagcttttaattaaagcttggagatggagcttagggaataattaactagtgttaattatcccacattggaggattaacacatctttaatgtgtataaattaagtgactttatgttacttaataattatagtggaccaagatgggtgaaagagcccacacgcgggcacacgcgcgcgccgccgccgcccgcccgcccgagcccgagcccgtgcccgtgcccgtgcacgtgctcgtgctcgtgctcgtggtcgcgggcgcgggcctcgggcctcgggcccgggcccgagcccgatcccgatctcgatcccgatctcgatctcgatcttgatcttggacttggacttggacttggcaattggtctttgggtggtctttgggcttggtgcttggcccaaactattctttttggaccaccgccgagtcagcaatccaagtggcttgacacgtcgtcaagcgaggcacagtcacggttgccacgtgagaaatccacacgctccacacacggatggcacactcctgccacacgtctgtaaccgacgtcggttacgaattgccatgatgacagccatcatggctgttgaccccctgcagtggactgagcctataaataggccagccattccatgcatcactacacaattcaaaaagcattctgcatcataagctctctccctctccctgcatagttttttctgtcgaagctctgccctctcctccatccagttcgccggagctctgttgattgcggtgctgcatcaatagagacgtagccgttttacctttggggacgacacgccaaaccgaagagcactaccggggcgtatctcgtcttgcgggaagaggcctcctcgactcggctaatcacactggtttagtagtttcgattatacgttgtatttttaagttcagttcttcctttcctttcttttgggttgtattacgcccggtagttgcaaagataactaccgggcgtaatacaacccaaaagaaaggaaaggaagaactgaacttaaaaatacaacgtataatcgaaactactaaaccagtgtgattagccgagtcgaggaggcctcttcccgcaagacgagatacgccccggtagtgctcttcggtttggcgtgtcgtccccaaaggtaaaacggctacgtctctattgatgcagcaccgcaatcaacagagctccggcgaactggatggaggagagggcagagcttcgacagaaaaaactatgcagggagagggagagagcttatgatgcagaatgctttttgaattgtgtagtgatgcatggaatggctggcctatttataggctcagtccactgcagggggtcaacagccatgatggctgtcatcatggcaattcgtaaccgacgtcggttacagacgtgtggcaggagtgtgccatccgtgtgtggagcgtgtggatttctcacgtggcaaccgtgactgtgcctcgcttgacgacgtgtcaagccacttggattgctgactcggcggtggtccaaaaagaatagtttgggccaagcaccaagcccaaagaccacccaaagaccaattgccaagatccaagtccaagtccaagtccaagtccaagatcaagatcgagatcgagatcgggatcgagatcgggatcgggctcgggcccgggcccgaggcccgaggcccgaggcccgcggcccgcggcccgcgcccgcgaccacgagcacgagcacgagcacgtgcacgggcacgggcacgggctcgggctcgggcgggcgggcggcggcggcgcgcgcgtgtgcccgcgtgtgggctctttcacccatcttggtccactataattattaagtaacataaagtcacttaatttatacacattaaagatgtgttaatcctccaatgtgggataattaacactagttaattattccctaagctccatctccaagctttaattaaaagctaattatgcccaactttaatccactatttctcactcaccggaaatcggatttgagaaagtgaatatactacatttacctacgtaaaatgtagatcgacgctatgtcatttaatttcacaaaattaaatgtctcgtcacatttattatttggtcaaaatccattgaccgggcatatttaatccatgattttttacaatcccccacatgagtggaaatagccgaatgcatatgcatgcagacacaagctcaaccctcgcgaggtatataagcataaggataggtagttgttgactttgaaccctccatagtcgacaccatcggatacacaggcggcttagtagcgcgatgctttgaactaatcccccacggcgtgcaccgagacaatggtgttaacacttaaacacctcaacctcatccgttctcacgttttgtgtccattgcggtcttggacaccactttggattcataagtgcgttttttatgaagcgaccacacttcgcacttacgtaggtgattcttagtcaagtaccttgccatacttggtctctttgagaattccatctctttgagatccttaagaaccattaaaagtcatagacttagcctttaccacgaggcaagttctccaacactctattgctctctagggaatagatatagtttgagtgtttttccatgaactctcatagcttagttgtccctttgaaccaagttcttgggatctccagtcatcatggttgggttaccactatgacaattctttagtttgtggatttcaaacccattccctctagcaacttattcatttgatcacggtttaaccctttggttagcggatccgctagattatctattgacttcacatagtcaattgtaatcacccctgttgtgatcaaatgtctcacggtgttatgtcgtcgacgtatatgtcgagacttaccgttatagaaaccattgtttgcccttccaatagccgcttggctatcgcagtgaatcagcactggtggcactggcttagaccaacatggaatgtcttcaaggaagttcttaagccactcggcttcctcaccagccttatccaaggcaatgaactccgattccattgttgatcgggctatacaggtctgttttgtggatttccacgatacagcaccacccccaatagtaaagagatatccacttgttgaaagtgagtctctattatcggatatccaattggcatcacagtacccttcaagcaccggggggtatctcgagaagtgtagcccaagattttgagtgtgttttaaatatctcaaaaccctcacaagagctctccaatgctctttgcttggattgctcgtgtaacgacttaacttgttcacggcacaagcaatgtcaggtcgagtgcaattagtcaagtacataatgcacccgatgacccgtgcatactcttcttgtgcaacgggctcgcctttgtttttgctcaagtgaacgtcgagttcaattggagtcttaaccggcgcgccatcataggctttgaatttattcaatatcttctcaacataatgtgattgtgttaagatgattccatcattcgttcttaaaatcttcattccaagaattacatcggctagacccatgtctttcatgtcaaagtttctctttaacatggcctttgtatcgttaattacttgagtgttgctacccaagattaacatatcatcaacgtagagacacactataacatgaccgttattagtgctcttgatgtagacacatttgtcgcactcgttgattttaaacccatttgataacatcacattatcgaacttcaagtgccattgcaatggcgcttgtttcaatccatatagggatttcacgagcttgcatacctttttctcttgtccaggtactacaaacccttcgggttgttccatgtagatttcgtcttctagttcaccattcagaaacgcggtctttacatccatttgatgaatctcgagattgtgcaatgcagcaatagcgagaagcacccggatagatgtaatccttgttacaggtgaataggtatcgaagaagtcatgtccttctttttgtttaaaaccctttactactaatcgggctttatacttatcaactgttccatcggccttaaactttcttttaagaacccatttgcatcctaaaggtttagcaccttcgggcaaatcaaccaacacccatgtgtggtttagcaaaattgaatcaatttcgctttgaacagcttctctccaatgcagcccgtctgggccagcaaaggctacttttatcgatgttggttcttcatccaacatgaaagcaatgtagtcaggaccaaaagtttttggtgttctgactctattaccacgtcttagtactgtatcttttggatcgggccttgcacgcttgcgcgattcaggttccgcatctgttgatttagaactagtggcttcttcttccacttgtttagaactagtggcttcttcaattcttgtctcagaattggttgatactttttccttatctttgcaaggaaaggtattttcgagaaatacagcattcctcgactcaattgttgttcctactgtgatagtcgatatttcagacttgtgaacaacaaatcgatatgcactactgttaagtgcatatccaatgaagatgcaatcaaccgtcttaggtccgattgtaacttctttgggcggaggaaccatcacctttgccaaacacccccacactttgaggtatttgtaggatggcttccttcccttccacaactcataaggagtaacatcttttcctttgagagggattttattcaagatatagtttgctgtcaaaacagcttccccccacatgttatgtggtaatcctgaactgagtagcagtgcattcatcatctcttttagagttcgattcttgcgttctgcaacaccattggattgtggtgaatatggagcagttgtttgatgaattataccacttgcgttgcataactcctcaaacggggctacatattcgcctcctctatcgcttcgaatcattttgattttacaaccaagttgattctcaacttcgttcttataatttttgaacgcctctattgcttcatctttgcttcttaaaagataaatgtagcaatatcttgtgcaatcatctatgaaagtgataaagtactttttaccacctctagtttgcaacatctttaaatcacatacatccgtgtgaattaattcaaggggttttgtgcttcgttcaaccgagtgaaacggcaacttagtcatttttgcttcaagacaaatttcacatttatcttggatatccaattcattagcctttagtaaatctaaatttactaatcttttaatggcttttgaatttacatgtcccaatctacaatgccacaaatttgaagactcaatcaaataagaggaagtagatgctttattcttattggccaatggcttcgcaacacttcgagttgctacactaagcttgaaaagcccatcggttacataaccttttccgatggattttccaaacttatacaagacaaacctatcggactcaaatacaagtttaaaccctttattaactagtattgatcctgacactaggttcttgcggatgtccgggacatgcagcacatccttcaaagtgatagttaggccagacgtcatcatgagaatcacgttgccaacgccgaggacttctgacgatgcttgattccccatgttgatcttcctcccttcaacagcagtgtaggaggcaaacttgctcctgtcggagcaaacatgagcagtagcgccggtgtcgatgtaccagcctcccttgttatcaacaaggttaacctcttcagtgaccactgcaatgaggtcgttctcatcccagtccttgaactccttctcaacgacgtgggctgccggcttcttcttcttgctgcggcagtctttggcaaagtggcccggtttgccacatttgtagcagtcgccttcaaacttctttgaaggctgctttcccttccctttgtcgtttggacggtttgggcgagggcgtttgttggagggaccgccccgctccaacaggttggctttggcttcatttggggtgaagcccttagccttttgatcacttttgcgcacgtcggcctcaatgcgcaacttcacgatcaagtcttcaagggtcatctgctttcgcttgtgcttgagataactcttgaagtccttccaacttggagggagcttgtcaatgatcgtgcaccttaggaacttatcgggcaaggtcatcccttcagccactaaggagtggatgatcatttggagctcttggacttgctccatgatgggtacGAGAATAACCAAAATGTAATAAATACatagaaaaatgaattaaagaCAATGTGAAgatttacaaaaacaaaaatgtaCATATCTTGTCTCATtctaaatgaagaatttactactccctagtaaatgaagaatttaccgCTCTAAGATTTGAACTTTTTTCTATTGCATGCATATCAATTGGTGTTAACTTGGTGGTGTTTTCACAACATCTTGTTCTATTGAAATCTTCTATTGTAAGCCTTATATCAAGACattctaaaattgaaaaatgtttgTCTGCATGCAGCTGTAAAGGCTCTCTCCCCAAGTATTGGAAGTTGGTTCAGTGTCTTTATTAGCTCTCTTTTACAGGCTATCTTTTCTTATAAATTCTTTAACCAATAAATTTGTCCTTATAATTAACGTGGATCGAGAGGGATACTTGCAGTACATGCGATATAAATTGCAGGCTTGCACTTTGTTTAAGACACAATGCTCAATATGGACCTATATTAATTAGTTGTATTTCTCTGATTATGTCTTTAAGTAGTAGTTCAGGGTATTAGTAGTATTATCACTAATTTATatcttaaatatataatttattattcaatAAATTACAAAGTTtgcaaattaaaatacattaaacatACTGATATGTATTATGCAATTTATTTAAGGTAAGCCTTAAATCCACtgttcataaaattaaaataaaaaagcattTTACCAAAATTACCTCATTAATCTCACTACCGCAACCCTAAATTACCAAATTGATTGCAATGCACGGGTGTATATCGTTTAGGGTTTAAATAAATGATGTACTACTATTGGTAAAAGAGTAAGAACCCTAAAAAATGTTTTATGCAAACGATGAGAAAGTGAGTAATAAGAATGCAAATAACACATcctatttatagataaaaaaacaaagaaatatCTAGAAACTCACCAATTAGCAGCcataaatttacattaaattattattatgaagAAGCAACCTTGAAACGTCTTGTGCCAAATTCTTTacaaaatgttgtttcaaaagATTATTAATAATACATGGCAGTTACATATTAATAAATCAATTCTTAATAAGGCAACGGTTATAAATCTTAGTATACATTAAACATTCCATGGCTTAATTATAGAGGCCCTATGCCATTCATATTTAAATCTTGGTTGACAGAAAGAGGATAAATTCTAAGCTATTTCCATTAAAtggttatttaaaatatttaataggaGCGTTTCTTTTTATTAAAAGTAGCTGACCGATTTAATTAGAATTCTATATAGGAATTGATTCACTTAAGTTCTAACGgttaaattagaaattacaatcGTACACTAATTTGATCAGATTTATAGGAAGATATAATTTATCAATCGTTTATGatgattaattaaatcaaaaataccaaattgaTTGCAATATATATGGCCATTTTCCAGATTAGTCGACCAAATTTGAATGGCTAATTTAattctaataaaaatattatatacatacCCAATTTTCATATCAGTAATATACTATATTTGATATATTTGTCatacaattaattattaatagatGTTAATAGagatagaaattataaattatcgagcttcatttcattgcaatatagtgatcctatacactaaaaacacaAACctcgaaacctaaatcctaaacccttaacttt
Encoded here:
- the LOC121754163 gene encoding uncharacterized protein LOC121754163, with amino-acid sequence MAPIFPPQIPKPRPYKSRASSLTHTHTHTLKSIEQKQRLRSDLHTLTQQSAAEMVVPLGPGKFYGSSLPRPRFYTDVKLNSERVDPPPSVTDPLMSWAQEAHWSMGGLNVKRHRLQGRIEGSVEKLRAQKEQIFKRTPIPKKSAAKLTAEEEIHVEIGRSPSPPRAPVAIKRRRVVGLMDEDEEEEEVVAVKRGAVRKLGDDFERVARESVMASSSGGEIGGGAAARTRSRVNLSGGGEGEKRKLVKGGRKIGGAVVAAAAGIRSSPRLSKMR